From the Nocardiopsis changdeensis genome, one window contains:
- a CDS encoding DMT family transporter: MVWSVLIAVTGAFALALGSALQERDAVRAPGGQVARAGFLLHLLRQPRWLLGTLAAGVGVCLHLLALSGAPLTIIQPIGVTGLLFAIVLSALFNHQRVRTSQIIAGVAVMAGLIGVLWMFPHGADLPVMSTRAALVLTGTTLFVGLAVFFTAHWMRSGARAIVLALAGGTALGATSGLARVITANAVVDWTTVFGWLTVLALVLAVFGGLLMQNAYRTGHFAAAYATLLITDPVVSVGIGAILLGEGAPETLAAQVGALGFTALAMAGTIALARTRHRNPEAKGAHTHTSTARTRDR; encoded by the coding sequence GTGGTCTGGTCCGTCCTCATCGCCGTGACGGGGGCCTTCGCGCTCGCCCTGGGCTCGGCCCTCCAGGAGCGCGACGCCGTGCGCGCCCCGGGGGGCCAGGTGGCCCGCGCCGGGTTCCTGCTGCACCTGCTGCGCCAGCCGCGCTGGCTGCTGGGCACCCTGGCCGCGGGGGTGGGCGTGTGCCTGCACCTGCTGGCCCTGAGCGGCGCTCCGCTCACCATCATCCAGCCGATCGGCGTCACCGGGCTGCTGTTCGCCATCGTCCTGTCGGCGCTGTTCAACCACCAGCGGGTGCGGACCTCGCAGATCATCGCCGGGGTCGCCGTCATGGCCGGCCTCATCGGCGTGCTGTGGATGTTCCCGCACGGCGCCGACCTGCCGGTCATGTCCACCCGGGCCGCCCTGGTCCTCACCGGGACCACCCTCTTCGTCGGCCTGGCCGTGTTCTTCACCGCGCACTGGATGCGCAGCGGCGCCCGGGCGATCGTGCTCGCGCTGGCGGGGGGCACGGCCCTGGGCGCCACCTCCGGCCTGGCCCGGGTGATCACCGCCAACGCGGTCGTCGACTGGACGACCGTCTTCGGCTGGCTGACCGTGCTCGCCCTGGTGCTGGCGGTCTTCGGCGGGCTGCTCATGCAGAACGCCTACCGCACCGGCCACTTCGCGGCGGCCTACGCGACCCTCCTCATCACCGACCCCGTGGTCAGCGTGGGGATCGGCGCGATCCTCCTGGGGGAGGGCGCTCCCGAGACGCTCGCGGCCCAGGTCGGAGCGCTCGGCTTCACGGCCCTGGCGATGGCCGGGACCATCGCCCTGGCCCGCACCCGGCACCGCAACCCCGAGGCGAAGGGGGCGCACACGCACACGAGCACGGCCCGCACCCGCGACCGCTGA
- a CDS encoding pyridoxal phosphate-dependent aminotransferase, giving the protein MAVTVSATLAVNEALAEKRRQGVRVLPLGFGEAGLPVHPVMRDRLTAGNGANSYGPVAGVAALREAAAGYWERRGLPTDPGMVIAGPGSKPLLYSLLLELGGDTAIAAPSWVSYAAQSRLVGARPLLVPTAGGGEGGVPQPDLLHAAVTAARAQGRTVNAVIATLPDNPTGTLASRETVRRLAEVARELDLVIISDEIYRDLVHPVGPGGEPVHVHSPAEFAPERTVISTGLSKNLALGGWRIGVLRLPDSELGHRLRGGLLGVASEIWSSPAAPVQEAAAHAFTEPAELVDHIDRSRRLHGIVARAVADVFTGAGATLAPPRAGFYLYPDFEPMRERLAGLHGVTTGPGLTGLLLERFGMGVLPAAEFGEGPQALRMRVATSLLYGDTEERRYAALAATDPLALPWIHAHLDRLAEVLDALTATPVSAVVAPTLVRAAAEPVH; this is encoded by the coding sequence ATGGCCGTCACTGTTTCCGCGACCCTCGCCGTCAACGAAGCCCTCGCCGAGAAGCGCCGCCAGGGGGTGCGCGTGCTGCCCCTGGGGTTCGGTGAGGCCGGTCTGCCGGTCCACCCGGTCATGCGCGACCGCCTCACGGCGGGCAACGGCGCCAACTCCTACGGCCCCGTCGCCGGGGTCGCCGCCCTGCGCGAGGCCGCCGCGGGCTACTGGGAGCGCCGCGGGCTGCCCACCGACCCCGGCATGGTGATCGCCGGGCCCGGCAGCAAGCCGCTGCTGTACAGCCTCCTGCTGGAACTGGGCGGGGACACCGCCATCGCCGCGCCCAGCTGGGTCAGCTACGCCGCGCAGAGCCGGCTGGTGGGCGCCCGCCCCCTGCTCGTCCCGACCGCGGGCGGCGGCGAGGGCGGCGTTCCCCAGCCCGACCTGCTGCACGCGGCCGTCACCGCGGCGCGCGCGCAGGGCCGCACCGTCAACGCGGTCATCGCGACCCTGCCCGACAACCCGACCGGCACCCTGGCGAGCCGCGAGACCGTGCGCCGCCTGGCCGAGGTCGCCCGCGAGCTGGACCTGGTGATCATCTCCGACGAGATCTACCGCGACCTCGTCCACCCGGTCGGCCCCGGCGGGGAGCCCGTCCACGTGCACAGCCCCGCCGAGTTCGCCCCCGAGCGCACCGTCATCTCCACCGGGCTGAGCAAGAACCTCGCCCTGGGCGGCTGGCGGATCGGGGTCCTGCGCCTGCCCGACTCCGAGCTGGGGCACCGGCTGCGCGGCGGCCTGCTCGGTGTGGCCAGCGAGATCTGGTCCAGCCCGGCCGCCCCCGTCCAGGAGGCCGCCGCCCACGCCTTCACCGAGCCCGCCGAACTCGTCGACCACATCGACCGCAGCCGCCGCCTGCACGGGATCGTCGCCCGCGCCGTCGCGGACGTGTTCACCGGGGCCGGGGCGACCCTCGCCCCGCCGCGGGCCGGGTTCTACCTCTACCCGGACTTCGAGCCGATGCGCGAGCGGCTGGCCGGACTGCACGGCGTCACCACCGGGCCCGGGCTCACCGGGCTGCTGCTGGAGCGGTTCGGCATGGGCGTGCTGCCCGCCGCCGAGTTCGGGGAGGGGCCGCAGGCCCTGCGCATGCGGGTCGCCACCAGCCTGCTCTACGGGGACACCGAGGAGCGCCGCTACGCCGCGCTGGCCGCCACCGACCCGCTGGCGCTGCCCTGGATCCACGCCCACCTGGACCGGCTCGCCGAGGTGCTGGACGCTCTGACGGCCACCCCGGTGTCCGCGGTGGTGGCGCCGACGCTCGTGCGGGCGGCTGCCGAACCCGTCCACTGA
- the thiD gene encoding bifunctional hydroxymethylpyrimidine kinase/phosphomethylpyrimidine kinase, with the protein MSAYNIVSIAGSDPSGGAGIQADLKAFSAHGTFGMSVIAALTAQSTRGVTGVHPVPADFVVRQMDTLFSDATVHAVKVGMLGTAEITEAVAEAIGRHGLPNVVVDPVMVAKSGDRLLEASATKALRTALLPRADLITPNLPEAADLLEEDEATDLEGMRAQARRLLELGPRRVLLKGGHLEGGESVDVLVSRDGEHREFSAPRVDTRNTHGTGCTLSSSIAALLPQRPDAASAVADAKAYLTEALRRADEIDAGGGQGPVHHFHAWW; encoded by the coding sequence ATGAGCGCGTACAACATCGTGTCCATCGCCGGCAGCGACCCCAGCGGGGGCGCCGGGATCCAGGCCGACCTCAAGGCCTTCTCCGCCCACGGGACGTTCGGGATGAGCGTGATCGCCGCGCTCACCGCGCAGTCCACCCGGGGCGTCACCGGGGTCCACCCCGTCCCCGCCGACTTCGTGGTCCGCCAGATGGACACCCTCTTCTCCGACGCGACCGTGCACGCGGTCAAGGTCGGGATGCTCGGCACCGCCGAGATCACCGAGGCCGTCGCCGAGGCGATCGGGCGGCACGGGCTGCCCAACGTCGTGGTCGACCCGGTGATGGTGGCCAAGAGCGGCGACCGGCTGCTGGAGGCCTCGGCCACCAAGGCGCTGCGCACCGCGCTGCTGCCCCGCGCCGACCTGATCACCCCCAACCTGCCCGAGGCCGCCGACCTGCTGGAGGAGGACGAGGCGACGGACCTGGAGGGGATGCGCGCCCAGGCCCGCCGCCTGCTGGAGCTGGGCCCGCGCCGGGTGCTGCTCAAGGGCGGCCACCTGGAGGGCGGGGAGAGCGTGGACGTCCTGGTGTCCCGGGACGGAGAGCACCGGGAGTTCTCCGCGCCCCGCGTGGACACCCGCAACACCCACGGCACCGGCTGCACCCTGTCGTCGTCCATCGCGGCGCTGCTGCCGCAGCGCCCGGACGCGGCCTCCGCCGTGGCCGACGCCAAGGCCTACCTGACCGAGGCCCTGCGCCGCGCCGACGAGATCGACGCGGGCGGCGGCCAGGGCCCCGTCCACCACTTCCACGCCTGGTGGTGA
- a CDS encoding alanine/glycine:cation symporter family protein: MDQLLEMAGLISGIIWGPFVLIPLLFAVGLFLTIRLNLLQLLKLPHALWLALVRRKEDDSVEGDISHYQALSTALAATVGVGNIAGAALAIGIGGPGALFWMWVVGFLGMATKYSEALLGVKFRRADAKGEQSGGPMYYLKYGIGGGFGTVLGVLFAVFGAIAAFGIGNGSQANTVAQQINSVTGVDTWIIGLVLMVLTAAVILGGIKSIGRVASALVPIMIIGYVGICLAVLAANWAQLLPALQLVVTDAFTGTAAAGGFAGSTVLIAIQMGFARGIFSNESGLGTGGIAAAAAKTRQPVRQAMVSMTQTFIDTIIVVTMTCMVIITTGVWQGENAEDGSLLTSQAMTQGLEAISPSLAPAGAVVVAISVAVFAFTTLLGWSYYGDRCIEFLVGRRFVLPYRLLFIVVVFVGSVASLDSVWLFSDIANGLMALPNLVGLLVLSPLVVAETRKFFAHPDWKNPDALMDDVVKG; encoded by the coding sequence GTGGACCAGCTCCTTGAAATGGCCGGCCTCATCAGCGGCATCATCTGGGGACCGTTCGTCCTCATCCCGCTGCTGTTCGCCGTCGGCCTTTTCCTCACCATCCGCCTGAACCTCCTCCAGCTCCTCAAGCTCCCGCACGCCCTGTGGCTGGCGCTCGTCCGGCGCAAGGAGGACGACTCCGTAGAGGGGGACATCTCCCACTACCAGGCGCTCAGCACGGCCCTCGCGGCCACCGTCGGCGTCGGCAACATCGCCGGCGCGGCGCTCGCCATCGGCATCGGCGGCCCCGGCGCCCTCTTCTGGATGTGGGTCGTCGGGTTCCTCGGCATGGCGACCAAGTACAGCGAGGCCCTGCTGGGTGTGAAGTTCCGCCGCGCCGACGCCAAGGGCGAGCAGAGCGGCGGCCCGATGTACTACCTCAAGTACGGCATCGGCGGGGGCTTCGGCACCGTCCTGGGCGTGCTCTTCGCCGTCTTCGGCGCGATCGCCGCCTTCGGCATCGGCAACGGCAGCCAGGCCAACACCGTCGCCCAGCAGATCAACAGCGTGACCGGGGTCGACACCTGGATCATCGGCCTCGTCCTCATGGTGCTGACCGCCGCGGTCATCCTCGGCGGCATCAAGAGCATCGGCCGGGTCGCCTCCGCGCTCGTGCCGATCATGATCATCGGCTACGTCGGCATCTGCCTGGCCGTGCTCGCCGCCAACTGGGCGCAGCTCCTGCCCGCGCTCCAGCTCGTGGTCACCGACGCCTTCACCGGCACCGCGGCCGCCGGCGGCTTCGCCGGCTCCACCGTGCTGATCGCCATCCAGATGGGCTTCGCGCGCGGCATCTTCTCCAACGAGTCGGGCCTGGGCACCGGCGGCATCGCCGCCGCCGCGGCCAAGACCCGGCAGCCGGTCCGCCAGGCCATGGTCTCCATGACCCAGACCTTCATCGACACCATCATCGTGGTCACCATGACCTGCATGGTCATCATCACCACCGGTGTCTGGCAGGGCGAGAACGCCGAGGACGGCTCCCTGCTCACCAGCCAGGCGATGACGCAGGGCCTGGAGGCCATCAGCCCGTCCCTGGCCCCCGCGGGCGCGGTGGTCGTGGCGATCTCCGTCGCGGTGTTCGCCTTCACGACCCTGCTCGGCTGGTCCTACTACGGCGACCGGTGCATCGAGTTCCTGGTGGGCCGGCGCTTCGTGCTGCCCTACCGGCTCCTGTTCATCGTCGTCGTGTTCGTCGGCTCCGTGGCCAGCCTGGACTCGGTGTGGCTGTTCAGCGACATCGCCAACGGCCTGATGGCGCTGCCCAACCTGGTGGGCCTGCTGGTGCTGTCGCCGCTCGTGGTGGCGGAGACCAGGAAGTTCTTCGCCCACCCGGACTGGAAGAACCCCGACGCCCTGATGGACGACGTCGTCAAGGGCTAG
- a CDS encoding DedA family protein: protein MPANLWTMSALAMNTSVEEEIVHEYEGFIGWVLNLMVTLGEPGVGVALFIETFFPPMPSEAVLPGAGFLAYDGQMNVWLAILWATIGCLVGAWGFYAIGALLGRERTMWLVEKTPLLEIGDFHKAEKFFERFGGMAVLLGRCVPLVRSFISVPAGIERMPLLKFSLYTVIGSAVWNTIWIGLGFVFGPAIKPILVQWSGLISNIVLVVIALLLLWFVVVRVLKIVRARGAQNTPTA, encoded by the coding sequence ATGCCAGCGAATCTGTGGACGATGTCGGCCCTGGCCATGAACACGTCGGTCGAGGAGGAGATCGTCCACGAGTACGAGGGGTTCATCGGGTGGGTCCTGAACCTCATGGTGACCCTGGGCGAGCCCGGTGTGGGCGTGGCCCTGTTCATCGAGACCTTCTTCCCCCCGATGCCCAGTGAGGCCGTCCTGCCCGGCGCGGGCTTCCTCGCCTACGACGGCCAGATGAACGTCTGGCTCGCCATCCTGTGGGCCACCATCGGCTGCCTCGTCGGCGCCTGGGGCTTCTACGCGATCGGCGCGCTGCTGGGCCGCGAACGCACCATGTGGCTGGTCGAGAAGACCCCGCTGCTGGAGATCGGCGACTTCCACAAGGCCGAGAAGTTCTTCGAGCGCTTCGGCGGCATGGCCGTCCTGCTGGGCCGGTGCGTGCCCCTGGTCCGCAGCTTCATCTCCGTCCCGGCCGGCATCGAGCGGATGCCGCTGCTGAAGTTCTCCCTCTACACCGTCATCGGCTCGGCCGTGTGGAACACCATCTGGATCGGCCTGGGCTTCGTCTTCGGCCCGGCCATCAAGCCCATCCTGGTCCAGTGGAGCGGCCTGATCAGCAACATCGTGCTGGTCGTCATCGCCCTGCTGCTGCTGTGGTTCGTGGTGGTCCGGGTCCTCAAGATCGTCCGGGCGCGCGGGGCGCAGAACACGCCCACCGCCTGA
- a CDS encoding glycosyltransferase family 4 protein has product MSPLDTFRDPTPASADKQRPLRVAIVTESFLPQVNGVTNSVCRVADLLAARGHQALVLAPGHDGPTRYAGFPVVRTPSVPLPVYRDFALGLPARRTLTTAIRSFSPDLVHLASPALMGLATVEAARRWALPTVAVFQTDLPGFARRYGLPGHEHLWSGLRRVHAAADRTLVPSSATMEALSARGFPRLALWRRGVDTDRFRPEHRDGALRRALAPGGEAIIGYVGRLAKDKRVDLLEHVLKLRGVKVVVVGDGPELPRLRRRLRGAVFTGQRTGGDLSRLYASLDVFVHTGADETFCQTVQEALASGVPVVAPAAGGPLDLVEDGVNGLLYAPDSVRELRVAVGRLAHNRALRADLAGRARASVEHRTWEAVGDELLAHYRSVLAPSRELAAGESPALPAR; this is encoded by the coding sequence ATGTCCCCCCTCGACACCTTCCGCGACCCGACCCCCGCCTCCGCCGACAAGCAGCGCCCGCTGCGCGTCGCCATCGTGACCGAGTCCTTCCTGCCCCAGGTGAACGGGGTGACCAACTCCGTGTGCCGGGTCGCCGACCTGTTGGCCGCCCGGGGCCACCAGGCGCTGGTCCTGGCCCCGGGGCACGACGGCCCCACCCGTTACGCGGGCTTCCCGGTGGTGCGCACGCCCTCGGTGCCGCTGCCCGTGTACCGCGACTTCGCCCTGGGCCTGCCCGCCCGCCGCACCCTGACCACCGCCATCCGCTCGTTCTCCCCGGACCTGGTGCACCTGGCCTCGCCGGCCCTGATGGGCCTGGCCACGGTGGAGGCGGCCCGGCGCTGGGCGCTGCCGACGGTGGCGGTGTTCCAGACCGACCTGCCGGGCTTCGCCCGGAGGTACGGGCTGCCCGGGCACGAGCACCTGTGGTCGGGACTGCGGCGCGTCCACGCCGCCGCGGACCGCACGCTGGTGCCCTCCTCCGCGACGATGGAGGCCCTGTCCGCGCGCGGGTTCCCCCGGCTGGCCCTGTGGCGGCGGGGGGTGGACACCGACCGCTTCCGCCCGGAGCACCGCGACGGGGCGCTGCGCCGGGCGCTGGCCCCCGGCGGGGAGGCGATCATCGGCTACGTCGGTCGGCTGGCCAAGGACAAGCGCGTCGACCTGCTGGAACACGTGCTGAAGCTGCGCGGTGTGAAGGTGGTCGTGGTCGGGGACGGCCCGGAGCTGCCCCGGCTGCGGCGGCGCCTGCGCGGCGCGGTCTTCACCGGCCAGCGCACCGGCGGCGACCTGTCCCGGCTGTACGCCTCCCTGGACGTGTTCGTGCACACCGGGGCCGACGAGACGTTCTGCCAGACGGTCCAGGAGGCGCTGGCCTCGGGGGTCCCGGTGGTCGCCCCGGCCGCGGGCGGCCCGCTGGACCTGGTGGAGGACGGCGTCAACGGGCTGCTGTACGCCCCGGACTCGGTGCGCGAGCTGCGGGTGGCGGTGGGGCGGCTGGCCCACAACCGCGCCCTGCGCGCCGACCTCGCGGGCCGGGCGCGGGCGTCGGTGGAGCACCGCACCTGGGAGGCGGTGGGCGACGAGCTGCTGGCCCACTACCGGTCGGTGCTGGCCCCCAGCCGCGAGCTGGCCGCCGGGGAGTCCCCGGCGCTGCCCGCCCGCTGA
- a CDS encoding LysR family transcriptional regulator, which translates to MLDLRRLQILREFSARGTIAATAAALGYTPSAISQQLSALEKETGVALLDRTPRGAELTDAGRLLVAQAEEILALVEATESVLAEQADMALGVVTVTAFPTAAVAFAPLLAPSLRVHEGMQLVLRQTLLSTGTEKVRSREVDIALVDDWSGQHPGRGADSGLRHVHLLRDPMVLAVPQGHRLADPEEPVVLERLLGESWIVAPEGERSRYGTDLLLAEVGGLPGAAWEFEGLGTVLSLVSRGIGIAAVPSLAMVGAPAGLVHRTLPGRVPARHVYAVVRPASLRRPAVQVTLQALRTAARTVAEELDALTDRPS; encoded by the coding sequence ATGCTCGATCTCCGACGCCTCCAGATCCTGCGCGAGTTCTCCGCCCGGGGCACGATCGCGGCCACGGCCGCGGCCCTGGGGTACACGCCCTCGGCCATCTCCCAGCAGCTGTCCGCGCTGGAGAAGGAGACGGGGGTGGCGCTGCTGGACCGCACCCCGCGCGGGGCGGAGCTGACCGACGCCGGCCGGCTCCTGGTCGCCCAGGCCGAGGAGATCCTGGCCCTGGTGGAGGCCACCGAGTCGGTCCTGGCCGAGCAGGCCGACATGGCGCTGGGCGTGGTGACGGTGACGGCGTTCCCGACCGCCGCCGTGGCGTTCGCCCCGCTGCTGGCGCCGTCGCTGCGGGTGCACGAGGGGATGCAGCTGGTGCTGCGCCAGACGCTGCTGTCGACGGGGACGGAGAAGGTCCGCTCGCGGGAGGTGGACATCGCCCTGGTCGACGACTGGAGCGGACAGCACCCGGGGCGGGGGGCGGACAGCGGGCTGCGCCACGTGCACCTGCTGCGCGACCCGATGGTGCTGGCCGTCCCGCAGGGACACCGGCTGGCCGACCCGGAGGAGCCGGTGGTGCTGGAGCGGCTGCTGGGCGAGTCGTGGATCGTGGCGCCCGAGGGCGAGCGCTCGCGCTACGGGACCGACCTGCTGCTGGCGGAGGTGGGCGGGCTGCCGGGGGCGGCCTGGGAGTTCGAGGGGCTGGGCACGGTGCTGAGCCTGGTCTCGCGCGGTATCGGGATCGCGGCGGTGCCGTCGCTGGCGATGGTGGGCGCCCCGGCGGGGCTGGTCCACCGGACGCTGCCCGGGCGGGTCCCGGCCCGGCACGTGTACGCGGTGGTGCGCCCGGCCTCGCTGCGCCGCCCTGCGGTCCAGGTCACCCTCCAGGCGCTGCGGACCGCGGCTCGGACCGTGGCCGAGGAGCTGGACGCGCTCACCGACCGCCCCTCCTGA
- a CDS encoding glycosyltransferase: protein MAQSRALRVLIATDTYPPDVNGAGYFTHRLAEGLADRGHRVHVVCPSDEGDPYVRRNGRVMEHRLRSAPIPLQTDMRAAVPLGMGGHIARLVQRLDPDVLHSQSHFTLSRTAMRRGRTAGIPVVLTNHFMPDNLYAHARIPEAMRTAVGDLAWRDMVRVAGEADHVTTPTPRAAALLREKGFAGEVEPISCGIDLERFHPRPAERSALREGFGLPDRETVVFVGRLDEEKRIDDTIRALALVSRERDVQLALAGLGRCEARLRALAAAEGVADRVFFLGFVPDDELPLVYAAADVFAIASVAELQSIATLEAMSTGLPVVVADAMALPHLVEEGRNGFLFPPGEPRLLADRLLTVLGSERSRAAMGEASRELAARHDHHRSLERFEEVYRGLLPAAPRPAYLERLAA, encoded by the coding sequence ATGGCCCAGTCCAGAGCGCTGCGCGTCCTCATCGCCACCGACACCTACCCGCCCGACGTCAACGGGGCCGGATACTTCACCCACCGGTTGGCCGAGGGGCTCGCGGACCGCGGGCACCGGGTGCACGTGGTGTGCCCCTCCGACGAGGGGGACCCGTACGTGCGCCGCAACGGGCGGGTGATGGAGCACCGGCTCCGGTCGGCGCCGATCCCCCTCCAGACCGATATGCGCGCCGCCGTGCCGCTGGGCATGGGCGGCCACATCGCCCGCCTGGTGCAGCGCCTGGACCCGGACGTGCTCCACTCGCAGAGCCACTTCACGCTGAGCCGCACGGCGATGCGCAGGGGGCGCACGGCGGGCATCCCGGTGGTGCTGACCAACCACTTCATGCCGGACAACCTGTACGCTCACGCGCGGATCCCCGAGGCGATGCGGACGGCGGTGGGCGACCTGGCCTGGCGGGACATGGTGCGGGTGGCGGGGGAGGCCGACCACGTGACCACGCCGACCCCGCGCGCCGCGGCGCTGCTGAGGGAGAAGGGGTTCGCCGGGGAGGTCGAGCCGATCTCGTGCGGGATCGACCTGGAGCGCTTCCACCCGCGTCCGGCGGAGCGGTCCGCGCTGCGGGAGGGGTTCGGCCTGCCGGACCGGGAGACCGTGGTGTTCGTGGGGCGGCTGGACGAGGAGAAGCGGATCGACGACACGATCCGGGCGCTGGCCCTGGTGTCCCGGGAGCGGGACGTCCAGCTGGCCCTGGCCGGCCTGGGCCGCTGCGAGGCGCGGCTGCGGGCGCTGGCGGCCGCCGAGGGGGTCGCCGACCGGGTGTTCTTCCTGGGCTTCGTGCCGGACGACGAGCTGCCGCTGGTGTACGCGGCGGCGGACGTGTTCGCCATCGCGAGCGTGGCGGAGCTCCAGAGCATCGCGACCCTGGAGGCGATGTCCACGGGGCTGCCGGTGGTGGTCGCGGACGCCATGGCGCTGCCGCACCTGGTGGAGGAGGGGCGCAACGGCTTCCTGTTCCCGCCCGGCGAACCGCGCCTCCTGGCCGACCGGCTGCTCACCGTGCTGGGCTCGGAGCGGTCCCGGGCGGCGATGGGCGAGGCCAGCCGGGAGCTGGCGGCGCGGCACGACCACCACCGCTCGCTGGAGCGGTTCGAGGAGGTCTACCGGGGGCTGCTGCCCGCGGCGCCCCGGCCCGCGTACCTGGAGCGGCTGGCCGCCTGA
- a CDS encoding beta-N-acetylhexosaminidase translates to MPDTSPSLLDSRPVIPRPAQLVPGDEGGLTLTAATRVSADPEARGTLVWLQRELGAATGLPLATGSEDSQIRLSVDPGAGLGREGYRLIVDDEGAIIVGNDPAGVFYGAQTLRQLLPAEAHRDAPLGGTEWTLPAVRITDAPRFAWRGLMLDTARHFVPKREVLRYIDLLAMHKLNVLHLHLSDDQGWRVEIDRYPKLTEKGSWRTRSQLGTPRPGQEAEFEERPHGGFYTKDDIREIVAYADARHISVVPEIDVPGHSQAAIHAYPELGEAGEIPVGQRWGVFEEVLAVTDDVIEFYKNVIDELLELFPSTYFHVGGDECPKTQWKGSESAQRRIREEGLADEDELQSWFIRQLDDHLTARGRRLVGWDEILEGGLAPGATVMSWRGEEGGIAAARAGHDVVMSPTATSYLDYKQSESDDEPIRVGTLLRTEDVYLAEPVPASLTEEEARHVLGAQVNVWTEHIDTPRRLDYMVFPRLSAFAEKVWSADARDYAEFEPRLVHHLTRLDAAGVEYRPLDGPRPWHTRPGVHGWG, encoded by the coding sequence GTGCCTGATACCTCCCCCTCCCTCCTCGACTCCCGACCCGTCATCCCGCGCCCCGCCCAGCTGGTGCCCGGCGACGAGGGTGGGCTGACACTGACCGCCGCGACCAGGGTGTCCGCCGACCCCGAAGCCCGGGGCACCCTCGTGTGGCTCCAGCGTGAACTCGGCGCGGCCACGGGGTTGCCGCTCGCCACGGGCTCCGAGGACAGCCAGATCCGCCTCAGCGTGGACCCGGGGGCCGGCCTGGGCCGCGAGGGCTACCGGCTGATCGTCGACGACGAGGGCGCGATCATCGTCGGCAACGACCCCGCCGGGGTCTTCTACGGGGCCCAGACCCTGCGCCAGCTGCTGCCCGCCGAGGCCCACCGGGACGCCCCCCTGGGCGGCACCGAGTGGACGCTGCCCGCCGTGCGGATCACCGACGCCCCCCGGTTCGCCTGGCGCGGGCTGATGCTGGACACCGCCCGGCACTTCGTCCCCAAGCGGGAGGTGCTGCGCTACATCGACCTCCTGGCCATGCACAAGCTCAACGTGCTGCACCTGCACCTCAGCGACGACCAGGGCTGGCGGGTGGAGATCGACCGCTATCCGAAGCTCACCGAGAAGGGGTCCTGGCGCACCCGCAGCCAGCTGGGGACCCCCCGGCCGGGGCAGGAGGCGGAGTTCGAGGAGCGCCCGCACGGGGGCTTCTACACCAAGGACGACATCCGCGAGATCGTCGCCTACGCCGACGCCCGGCACATCAGCGTCGTCCCGGAGATCGACGTGCCCGGGCACTCCCAGGCCGCCATCCACGCCTACCCCGAGCTGGGCGAGGCCGGCGAGATCCCGGTGGGGCAGCGCTGGGGCGTCTTCGAGGAGGTGCTGGCGGTCACCGACGACGTCATCGAGTTCTACAAGAACGTCATCGACGAGCTGCTGGAGCTGTTCCCGAGCACGTACTTCCACGTGGGCGGGGACGAGTGCCCCAAGACCCAGTGGAAGGGCAGCGAGAGCGCGCAGCGGCGCATCCGCGAGGAGGGCCTGGCCGACGAGGACGAGCTGCAGAGCTGGTTCATCCGGCAGCTCGACGACCACCTCACCGCGCGCGGGCGCCGCCTGGTGGGCTGGGACGAGATCCTGGAGGGCGGGCTGGCGCCGGGCGCGACGGTGATGTCCTGGCGCGGCGAGGAGGGCGGCATCGCGGCCGCCCGGGCGGGGCACGACGTGGTCATGTCCCCCACCGCCACCTCGTACCTGGACTACAAGCAGTCGGAGTCCGACGACGAGCCGATCCGGGTGGGCACCCTGCTGCGCACGGAGGACGTGTACCTGGCCGAGCCGGTCCCGGCCTCGCTGACCGAGGAGGAGGCCCGGCACGTCCTGGGCGCCCAGGTCAACGTGTGGACCGAGCACATCGACACGCCGCGGCGGCTGGACTACATGGTCTTCCCGCGGCTGTCGGCGTTCGCCGAGAAGGTGTGGTCCGCCGACGCGCGCGACTACGCCGAGTTCGAGCCGCGCCTGGTCCACCACCTGACCCGCCTGGACGCGGCGGGCGTGGAGTACCGCCCGCTCGACGGCCCGCGCCCCTGGCACACCCGTCCCGGCGTCCACGGCTGGGGCTGA
- a CDS encoding DUF6457 domain-containing protein produces MTLVEWADEVRVALGLPETEAMDRKDVDRVLDLAKDAAHSVARPAAPLTAYLLGIAVGHGADPEAAARMLGELARSRAGDDGSGT; encoded by the coding sequence GTGACTCTCGTGGAATGGGCCGATGAGGTCCGCGTCGCACTCGGGCTTCCGGAGACCGAGGCCATGGACCGCAAGGACGTGGACCGCGTCCTCGACCTCGCCAAGGACGCCGCGCACTCCGTCGCCCGCCCGGCGGCGCCGCTCACGGCCTACCTGCTCGGCATCGCCGTGGGCCACGGGGCCGACCCCGAGGCCGCGGCGCGGATGCTGGGCGAACTCGCCCGGAGCCGGGCCGGGGACGACGGGAGCGGCACGTGA